One window of Leptotrichia sp. oral taxon 498 genomic DNA carries:
- a CDS encoding sulfate ABC transporter substrate-binding protein encodes MGIKNFKIPIILIFAAIILYTIGIIRQNAKIKNKKSQIEITNVSYDPTRELYEKYNKEFSEYYKKTYGKDVRIVQSHGGSGSQARSVIEGLDADVVTLALENDVSLLEKVDLLGKNWINNFPGNSSPYTSTIVFLVRRKNPKNIKDWDDLTKNGVKVITPDPKSSGGACWNFLAAWSYGMKKFGNNNENKISEFVKKIYKNVAVMDSGARAATTTFVENGQGDVLISWENEALATVKEYPNDFEIVYPTISILAQPTVAVVDKIAKKNGNFQISQKYLEYLYSDKAQNIIAQSGYRPYNKEILEKYKDKFNLNMKLTTIKDFGGWKKVYEKFFEEGKIFDKIMEN; translated from the coding sequence ATGGGAATAAAAAATTTTAAAATACCAATAATTCTTATTTTTGCAGCAATAATTTTATATACAATTGGAATTATAAGACAAAATGCTAAAATTAAAAATAAAAAATCTCAAATAGAAATTACAAATGTTTCATATGATCCAACTCGTGAATTATATGAAAAATATAACAAGGAATTTTCAGAATATTATAAAAAGACATATGGAAAAGATGTAAGAATTGTGCAGTCTCACGGTGGTTCAGGTTCTCAAGCTCGTTCTGTAATTGAAGGGCTTGATGCGGATGTTGTAACTTTGGCGCTAGAAAATGATGTTTCGCTTTTGGAAAAAGTTGATTTATTAGGAAAAAACTGGATAAATAATTTTCCAGGAAATTCTTCGCCATATACTTCGACAATTGTGTTTCTCGTTCGACGGAAAAATCCTAAAAATATAAAAGATTGGGATGATTTGACAAAAAATGGAGTAAAAGTCATAACTCCAGATCCAAAAAGCAGTGGAGGAGCTTGTTGGAATTTTTTGGCGGCTTGGTCTTATGGAATGAAAAAATTTGGAAATAATAATGAGAATAAAATTAGTGAATTTGTGAAAAAAATTTATAAAAATGTAGCGGTTATGGATTCTGGGGCTAGAGCTGCAACTACAACTTTTGTGGAAAATGGACAAGGAGATGTGCTTATTTCTTGGGAAAATGAAGCACTTGCAACAGTGAAAGAATATCCAAATGACTTTGAGATTGTTTATCCGACTATAAGTATTTTAGCTCAGCCGACGGTTGCTGTAGTTGATAAGATTGCAAAGAAAAATGGAAATTTTCAAATTAGCCAAAAATATTTGGAGTATTTATATTCGGATAAAGCTCAAAATATTATAGCACAAAGCGGATATAGACCGTATAATAAAGAAATACTTGAGAAATATAAGGATAAATTTAATTTGAATATGAAACTAACAACAATAAAAGATTTTGGTGGATGGAAAAAAGTTTATGAGAAATTTTTTGAAGAAGGTAAAATTTTTGACAAAATTATGGAAAATTAA
- the cysT gene encoding sulfate ABC transporter permease subunit CysT → MLLKLKKSFFVKKSAKATIPGFNLSLGITLAMLSVLVLIPLVSILIYSFKLSPSQFWKLISQKSVVYALFTSISLSFLAAVVNCIFGLILAWVLVKYDFFGKRFLDGLLELPFALPTAVAGITLAKMYSNTGMVGKYFAKFGIKISYTHIGIVIALIFVGIPFVVRSVQPILEKLDGQYEEAAYILGANKTTTFFKVIFPEIKPALLTGFGLAFSRGIGEYGSVIYISGNSFKEHTQVISYVIMQKLNYVDYPSATAIALLMLVISFILLFLINMVQMKQFKRTNNI, encoded by the coding sequence ATGTTATTAAAATTAAAGAAAAGTTTTTTTGTAAAAAAAAGTGCTAAAGCGACAATTCCTGGATTTAATTTATCACTTGGAATAACACTTGCGATGCTTTCAGTTTTGGTCTTAATCCCGCTTGTTTCAATACTGATTTATTCGTTTAAATTGTCGCCGAGTCAGTTTTGGAAGTTAATTTCGCAAAAATCAGTTGTTTATGCTTTGTTTACAAGTATTTCACTTTCTTTTTTAGCAGCGGTTGTAAACTGCATTTTTGGCTTAATTTTAGCTTGGGTTCTTGTAAAATATGATTTTTTTGGAAAAAGATTTTTAGATGGACTTCTAGAACTTCCTTTTGCGCTTCCAACAGCTGTTGCAGGAATAACTCTTGCGAAAATGTATTCGAATACGGGAATGGTTGGAAAGTATTTTGCAAAATTTGGAATAAAGATTTCGTACACTCATATAGGGATTGTTATAGCCTTAATATTTGTCGGAATTCCTTTTGTTGTGAGGAGTGTCCAGCCAATTTTGGAAAAACTGGACGGTCAATATGAAGAAGCCGCATATATTTTGGGTGCAAATAAAACTACGACTTTTTTTAAAGTGATTTTTCCCGAGATAAAACCTGCGCTTCTCACAGGATTTGGATTGGCTTTTTCAAGAGGAATTGGCGAGTATGGAAGTGTAATTTATATTTCTGGAAACAGTTTTAAAGAACACACGCAAGTTATTTCATATGTAATTATGCAAAAATTAAATTATGTGGATTATCCATCAGCAACGGCAATAGCTTTACTTATGTTAGTAATTTCTTTTATTTTGCTGTTTTTAATAAATATGGTGCAAATGAAACAATTTAAAAGAACAAATAATATTTAA
- a CDS encoding sulfate ABC transporter permease, with translation MKKENNIIKYVLITISFLFVFTMLLLPLASIILNSLQKGWKFYFSSITDKNVLSALKVTIIATVSAVLVNTVFGVTVAWLITKFSFRGKNILATLIDIPFSISPLIAGLAFIMTFGRMGWANAIIEKINQFFVLDIKIVFAIPGVILATIFVTFPFIAREIIPILNAQGKAEEEAAALMGASGFTIFRKITFPQIKWGLFYGIILCTARALGEFGAVNALSKARGKTFTLPLEIDALYLSGTSDAITSAFAVSSILVLVSIVILIIKNIVEHKSEKI, from the coding sequence ATGAAAAAAGAAAATAATATAATAAAATATGTTCTTATCACAATAAGTTTTTTATTTGTATTTACAATGCTTTTGCTGCCACTCGCTTCAATAATTCTAAATTCACTTCAAAAAGGCTGGAAGTTTTATTTTAGCAGCATAACGGATAAAAATGTCTTATCAGCATTAAAAGTTACAATAATTGCTACAGTTTCAGCAGTTTTGGTAAATACTGTCTTTGGAGTGACAGTTGCGTGGCTAATAACAAAATTTTCTTTTCGTGGAAAAAATATTCTTGCGACATTAATTGATATTCCCTTTTCAATTTCTCCTTTAATAGCGGGACTTGCCTTTATTATGACTTTTGGTCGAATGGGCTGGGCAAATGCGATTATTGAAAAAATAAATCAATTTTTTGTCCTAGATATAAAAATTGTATTTGCAATTCCAGGAGTAATTCTTGCTACAATCTTTGTCACATTTCCGTTTATTGCAAGAGAAATTATTCCGATTTTGAATGCACAAGGAAAAGCTGAAGAAGAAGCAGCAGCGTTGATGGGAGCAAGTGGGTTCACGATTTTTAGAAAAATAACTTTTCCGCAGATAAAATGGGGACTTTTTTACGGAATAATACTTTGTACAGCAAGAGCTTTAGGAGAATTTGGTGCAGTAAATGCTCTGTCAAAGGCAAGGGGAAAAACATTTACATTGCCGCTTGAAATAGATGCGCTTTATTTATCGGGAACATCGGATGCGATAACCTCAGCGTTTGCAGTATCATCAATACTTGTTTTAGTTTCAATAGTTATTCTTATAATAAAAAATATTGTGGAACATAAATCAGAAAAAATTTGA
- the nifJ gene encoding pyruvate:ferredoxin (flavodoxin) oxidoreductase, whose product MAKEMKTMDGNMAAAHVAYAFTEVAGIYPITPSSTMSEVIDQWAAYGQKNIFGKPVKVVEMQSEAGAAGMVHGSLQAGALTTTFTASQGLLLKLPNMYKIAGELLPGVMHVAARSLSSHALSIFGDHQDIYSARMTGWAMLATSSVQEVMDLAAVAHLSALKSKVPTLHFFDGFRTSHEINKVEVMDYKFLESLIDRDALHEFRQKALNPENPVTRGTAQNDDIYFQAKEAQNKYYEAVPDIINDYMQKISEYTGRKYAPFVYYGSENAERVIIAMGSVNETIKEVVDYLNAKGENVGVLNVHLYRPFSSKYFFDAMPKSVKKIAVLDRTKEQGAVGEPLYTDIKALYYGKENAPEIVGGRYGLSSKDTTPEQIVAVYKNLAQKEIKNNFTIGIIDDVTFTSLALEEEVFTGNDDVKECLFYGLGSDGTVGANKNSIKIIGDKTNLYAQGYFAYDSKKAGGVTRSHLRFSRKPIRSTYLVTRPDFVACSVAAYLGKYDMISGLKEGGTFLLNTIWDKEKLVKHLSNEVKRALALKKAKFYIINATKLAKEIGLGNRTNTIMQSAFFNLANVIPYEEAKEYMKEYAKKSYGRKGDDIVQKNWNAIDKGTDGLEEVEVLPEWANLEVDEKIIDEAKPEFIKRIVDPINLMKGNELPVSAIVENGMVDGTFKSGTANYEKRGVASEVPEWQPDMCIQCNQCAYVCPHAVIRPFLIDEEEISKAPEGMPTIKAMGRGMNDLKFKIQVSTLDCTGCSVCVDVCPAPKGKAIVMKPIESQIEKNEVEYTDYLFNNVSYKDKILGKNTVKGSQFAKPLFEFSGACAGCGETPYIKLVTQLFGERMMVANATGCSSIYGASVPSTPYTTAESGCGPAWASSLFEDNAEYGFGMHHAIDTIRQRILENMEEIKEKVSPELAELFNNFIENFDNGDKTAEIRDKLVELLEKESKAATDAEIKAKIDDMIALKQYLVKKSIWIFGGDGWAYDIGFGGLDHVLASGQDVNILVLDTEVYSNTGGQASKSSRTGSVAKFAASGKPSKKKDLAAMLMTYGNIYVAKISMGANQNQALKAIREAENYKGPSIIIAYSPCIEHGIKTGMGKAMSEEKLATEVGYWPIFRFDPQLVAKGKNPLQLDSRSPAWDKYEEFLLGERRYATLAKEFPEKAKVLLEANMSDSRATWNYYRRLASIDYSVEE is encoded by the coding sequence ATGGCTAAAGAAATGAAAACAATGGATGGAAATATGGCTGCGGCACATGTGGCATACGCATTTACTGAAGTAGCAGGAATCTATCCAATTACGCCGTCATCAACTATGTCTGAAGTAATTGACCAATGGGCGGCATACGGACAAAAAAATATATTTGGAAAACCAGTTAAAGTTGTGGAAATGCAATCAGAAGCAGGAGCTGCAGGAATGGTTCACGGTTCACTTCAAGCGGGAGCACTGACTACGACTTTTACTGCATCACAAGGGCTACTTTTAAAGTTGCCTAATATGTATAAAATCGCAGGGGAATTGTTGCCAGGAGTTATGCATGTGGCAGCTCGTTCGCTATCTTCCCATGCACTTTCAATATTTGGAGATCACCAAGATATTTATTCAGCGAGAATGACTGGCTGGGCTATGCTTGCAACAAGCTCTGTGCAAGAAGTTATGGATTTAGCAGCAGTGGCACATCTTTCAGCACTAAAATCTAAAGTTCCAACATTACACTTTTTTGATGGATTTAGAACTTCTCACGAAATTAACAAAGTGGAAGTTATGGATTATAAATTTTTGGAAAGTTTAATCGATAGAGATGCTTTGCATGAATTCAGACAAAAAGCGTTAAACCCAGAAAATCCTGTAACTCGTGGAACAGCGCAAAATGACGATATTTATTTTCAGGCAAAAGAAGCTCAAAATAAATACTATGAAGCGGTACCAGACATAATAAATGACTATATGCAAAAAATAAGCGAATATACTGGAAGAAAATATGCACCATTTGTTTATTACGGTTCAGAAAATGCTGAAAGAGTAATAATTGCAATGGGATCAGTAAATGAAACAATAAAAGAAGTAGTAGATTATTTGAACGCAAAAGGAGAAAATGTAGGAGTTTTAAATGTACACTTATATAGACCTTTTTCAAGCAAATATTTCTTTGATGCAATGCCAAAATCAGTTAAAAAAATTGCAGTTTTGGATAGAACAAAAGAGCAAGGTGCTGTTGGAGAACCTTTATACACAGATATTAAAGCGCTTTATTATGGAAAAGAAAATGCGCCTGAAATTGTTGGAGGAAGATATGGACTTTCTTCAAAAGATACAACACCTGAACAAATAGTCGCAGTTTATAAAAACTTGGCGCAAAAAGAAATAAAAAATAACTTTACAATAGGAATTATTGATGACGTAACATTTACTTCACTAGCTTTGGAAGAAGAAGTGTTTACAGGAAATGATGATGTAAAAGAATGTCTATTCTATGGACTTGGTTCAGATGGAACAGTTGGGGCGAATAAAAACTCAATTAAAATTATCGGGGATAAAACAAATTTGTATGCACAAGGATATTTTGCATATGACTCTAAAAAAGCGGGAGGAGTTACTCGTTCCCACTTAAGATTCAGTAGAAAGCCAATTCGTTCGACATATTTGGTAACTAGACCAGATTTTGTCGCTTGTTCTGTGGCTGCATATCTTGGAAAATACGATATGATCTCAGGATTAAAAGAAGGTGGAACATTTCTATTAAATACAATTTGGGACAAGGAAAAATTAGTTAAACACCTGTCGAATGAAGTTAAAAGAGCGTTAGCACTTAAAAAAGCTAAATTTTACATCATAAATGCGACAAAATTGGCAAAAGAAATCGGTTTGGGAAATAGAACAAATACAATTATGCAATCGGCATTTTTCAATTTAGCAAATGTAATTCCTTATGAAGAAGCTAAAGAATACATGAAAGAATACGCTAAAAAAAGTTACGGTAGAAAAGGGGACGACATAGTCCAGAAAAACTGGAATGCGATTGACAAAGGAACAGATGGACTGGAAGAAGTGGAAGTATTACCAGAATGGGCAAATTTAGAAGTTGATGAAAAAATTATAGATGAAGCAAAACCAGAGTTTATAAAAAGAATCGTTGACCCAATTAATTTAATGAAAGGTAATGAATTGCCGGTATCTGCAATCGTTGAAAACGGAATGGTCGACGGTACATTCAAAAGCGGAACAGCTAACTATGAAAAAAGAGGAGTTGCTTCAGAAGTTCCTGAATGGCAGCCAGATATGTGTATACAATGTAATCAATGTGCATATGTTTGTCCACATGCTGTAATCAGACCATTTTTAATAGATGAAGAAGAAATATCTAAAGCACCAGAAGGAATGCCTACAATTAAAGCAATGGGTCGTGGAATGAATGACTTGAAATTTAAAATTCAAGTGTCGACTCTTGATTGTACAGGATGTAGCGTCTGTGTAGATGTCTGTCCTGCACCAAAAGGAAAAGCAATCGTTATGAAACCTATTGAATCACAAATTGAAAAAAATGAAGTTGAATATACAGACTATTTATTTAACAATGTTTCATACAAAGATAAAATTTTAGGTAAAAATACTGTAAAGGGTTCACAATTTGCAAAACCGTTATTTGAATTTTCTGGAGCGTGTGCAGGTTGTGGAGAAACTCCTTACATAAAATTAGTAACTCAGTTATTTGGTGAAAGAATGATGGTTGCAAATGCGACAGGATGTTCTTCAATTTATGGAGCTTCAGTTCCTTCAACACCGTATACGACAGCTGAGAGTGGATGTGGACCAGCTTGGGCTTCTTCACTATTTGAAGATAATGCAGAATACGGATTTGGAATGCATCACGCAATCGATACGATCAGACAAAGAATTTTGGAAAATATGGAAGAAATTAAAGAAAAAGTTTCACCAGAATTGGCAGAATTGTTTAATAACTTTATCGAAAATTTTGACAATGGAGATAAAACAGCTGAAATTAGAGATAAATTGGTAGAATTGCTTGAAAAAGAAAGTAAAGCTGCAACTGATGCTGAAATTAAAGCAAAAATTGATGATATGATAGCATTAAAACAATATTTAGTTAAAAAATCAATTTGGATTTTTGGTGGAGATGGATGGGCTTATGACATCGGATTTGGCGGACTTGACCACGTACTTGCGTCAGGACAAGATGTAAATATTTTGGTACTTGATACGGAAGTTTACTCAAATACAGGAGGACAAGCATCTAAATCATCAAGAACAGGTTCTGTTGCAAAATTTGCCGCATCAGGAAAACCATCTAAGAAAAAAGATTTGGCAGCAATGCTTATGACATATGGAAATATATATGTTGCAAAAATTTCAATGGGAGCAAATCAAAACCAAGCATTAAAAGCGATAAGAGAAGCTGAAAATTACAAAGGACCTTCAATAATTATAGCATATTCGCCTTGTATCGAACACGGAATTAAAACAGGTATGGGTAAAGCTATGTCAGAAGAAAAATTAGCTACAGAAGTTGGATATTGGCCAATATTCAGATTTGATCCACAGTTGGTTGCAAAAGGTAAAAATCCATTGCAATTAGATTCAAGAAGTCCTGCTTGGGATAAATATGAGGAATTTTTATTGGGTGAAAGAAGATACGCAACACTTGCAAAAGAATTCCCAGAAAAAGCGAAAGTATTACTTGAAGCTAATATGAGTGATTCAAGAGCAACTTGGAATTATTACAGAAGACTAGCGTCGATTGACTATTCAGTAGAAGAATAA